The DNA region GGGCGTTGGATTCGGAGCAGGTCGGCAGGGTGATGCGAGGTGAATTCGGGGCCGAGTGATGTGTGGGTGCTCCTGTTAGTCTGAGGGGGGCAAGTGCTTCGCTTTGAGCGGATTCGGGTGGTCTCTGGGCTGGACTTGGCGGGTTACGAAAATTTGTGTGTGTTGGCGAAAAAAAAGCTAACTATTTTTTTCGCATTCCGTTTATATGGAAGAGCATCCGTCGCCTGAGAGCGACATTTGGCACCATAGCGTTGGGGCGCGGGAGGGGCCGAGTGTTAGCAATTGGTGGCGGATGTTCTTTTTGTTGGTGGTGGGTGGTTTGCTGTGAGAGGGGGACTCAAGCGCTGCAAACTCCGGCGCTTTTTGCACTCGCCTTGGATGCAGTTAGTCGGCTTAGTAGCAGCCGATGAACAAACAACTCAAACAATGGCTGGTGATGCTGGCGGCGTTGGTGCTGGCATCGTGTGTGGACGAGGAGCGCGAGTTCACGCTGAATCCGGACGGGTCTGGCAAAGTGAAGGTGGTTGCTACGTTTTCCACCGACTCGGTGATTTCCTTCAATGGAGAGAGTGACAGCCCGGAGAAGCGGGCGAAGGATGCGGTGAAGGCAACTCTTGAGGATTCCCGCGGCGTGATGACCTGGGCTGACGTCTCGTATGAAGTGCTGGAAGGCAAGAAGGTGAAGTTTGAGGGGACGGCATATTTCCCGGATATCAACAAACTGCGAATCAAGGTGGGATCTACCAAGCTGGATACCTTCCAGCCGGAGATGGTGACGCAGGACGGGGTGGTGACGATCACTTGCCCGGCCAAGGACAAATCCGAGGGTGGCGATGGGGATGTGGGCATCAAGATCGGACCGACCGGCGGGGACGCTGACCAGCCGGAATGGAGCACGTTGAGCAAGGAGGGGCAGGATGCCCGTTTGGCAGAGGTAAAGGCGGAGCTGAGCAAGATGCGCATGATGATTGCGGGCTTGGCCGCGGATATGAGCAACCGGGTGGTATTCCATCTGCCTGCGGATCCACAAGGGGTGACCAATTTCGAGAAGTCGGGCGAGCGCACGCTGCGTGTTGAGCAGAGCGGCGAACAGCTTCTGGCCGCGGTGGACAAGTTGTTGGCCGATGATGAGCAGCTGCGCGGGTTGCTGGCCAGCGGTCACAATGTGATGAAGGACGGGCCTCCCGCCGAGTTGATGCTTGGGGCCAAGGGGGATCCGACGCTGCGCTTCGCGGCGAATGCGCAGCCACAGTTTGATTATGCAAAAGAGCAAGAAGCCGCTGCTACTGCGTTTCCGCAGATGATGAAAGATCTCGGCTTGGTGGTGGTGATGGCGCCGCCGATGAAGGATGGGGCGAAGCTGGAGAATGTGCGGCTTGCCGGGGTGCAGATGGCGACCAAGCAGGTGGATCGCAATCTCCGACCGTTTAACCGCTCGCAGGGCATGTCGCTGGCGTTTGTTGCAGAATTGCCGGGATCGGTTTTCAGCGCGGGCGAGGGGAAACTGACCCGCTTTGTGATGGAGGGCGGCGAAGATATGATGCCGGAGAGTGAGTGGAGCCGGAAACCTAAGAATATCGAGGTGAGCGAGGATGGGAAGTGGCTGAAGTTTGAAGTGCAGGCGGACAAGTTGCCGACCAACGCGATCACCGTGAAAGAGCTGGCCGGCGAGATTGAGTGCATGTCTTCCGGCGGTTCCGAGTGGCTGGATCTTGGGTTCGCCTCACTCAAGGAGGGAGCCAAGGGGAACCTCTACAATGCGGAGGTGAAGAAAGTAGGTGAGCATTCCTACAACGAGGGGAAATACGAGGTTTCCGTGTTTTTCGAGCTCGAGCGGGAGGTGATCAAGGACGTGAAATTCTACGACGCGGATGGGATGGAGATTCCGACCAGCCAGAATGGAGCGAGTTGGGGAGGGAAGCAGACGACGCTTGATTTCACGTTTGATGAATACCCACCGGTCAACGCAAAGGTGAAGGCGGAGATTTACACGGATTTGTTGCGGATCAACGTCCCGTTCCAGCTGGAGAATGTGGTGATCATCCCCGAGGAAGCGGAGTGATCAGCCTCTGATGGAAACCTATCGATGGGCGCTGATCGGATTTTCCCGGTCCGCGCCCTTTTCGTTTTGGAGTGAGCAGAGTGAGGGCTGGGAAATCGGCTTTGATCGAGCACGTGCCGCCCTGTCGATGAATCCAGTGCTTGCCAATAGCGGGACTCGTGGCAATGGTCGGCCTCTTCCCAACGCGCACGCTATGACCAGTACCCAGCCAGAACCCCGCATTGATGTCGATTGGTGGAAGGACCGCCACGAGGAGAAGCTCGCCGAAGTGAAGGCTGCCTCTGGTGACTGTCGGGTGCTGTTTGTCGGCGACTCGATCACGCACAGCTGGGAGGACTATGGGGCAGAGGTTTGGCAGCGTTATTATGCGCCGCGTGGAGCGTTCAATCTGGGGTTTTCCGGGGATCGTACGCAGCATTTGCTCTGGCGGTTGCAGAATGGCGAGCTGGGGGCGCTGCAGCCGGAGGTGATTGTGTTGCTGATCGGCACCAACAACACAGGGCACGTATTCCAAGAGGCGGAGGAAACCGCAGCCGGCGTGGAGGCTGTGGTGGAGCAGTTGCGGCAACATGCGCCTGCCGCGAAGCTGTTGTTGTTGGCGATTTTCCCTCGGGGCGGGACGGTGGATGATCCATTGCGCGTGCGCAATGCGGAGGTGAACGAGCGCATCCAGAGCCTGGCGGATGGCGAGCGGGTGCGTTTCCTTGATGTCGGGGATGGTTTCCTCCATGGCGATGGCTCGTTGCGAGATGAGATCATGCCGGATTTGCTGCATCCGCGAGAGGAGGGGTATCG from Sulfuriroseicoccus oceanibius includes:
- a CDS encoding platelet-activating factor acetylhydrolase IB subunit, which codes for MTSTQPEPRIDVDWWKDRHEEKLAEVKAASGDCRVLFVGDSITHSWEDYGAEVWQRYYAPRGAFNLGFSGDRTQHLLWRLQNGELGALQPEVIVLLIGTNNTGHVFQEAEETAAGVEAVVEQLRQHAPAAKLLLLAIFPRGGTVDDPLRVRNAEVNERIQSLADGERVRFLDVGDGFLHGDGSLRDEIMPDLLHPREEGYRLWAAAMEPTLAEMLGDEPLAPMEGELKFSEI